Proteins encoded together in one Anaerococcus murdochii window:
- the pth gene encoding aminoacyl-tRNA hydrolase, producing the protein MYFIVGLGNPGLQYENTRHNVGFITIDYLANKYDIDVRKLKFKSLYGQGEISGHKVMLIKPQTYMNNSGEAIRELKNFYKFDIDKLIVIYDDIDIDFGTIRIRKKGSAGSHNGMKSIIYQIQDDQFPRIKVSIGKKPERWDLAKFVLSGFSQEEVGVLEDEIRLAAEGIEIILKDDIDKAMNKCNSIKLVKEDNE; encoded by the coding sequence ATGTATTTTATTGTAGGACTAGGCAATCCTGGATTACAATATGAAAATACTAGGCATAATGTAGGTTTTATTACTATTGATTATTTGGCAAACAAATATGATATAGATGTAAGAAAATTAAAATTTAAATCACTCTATGGTCAGGGAGAAATCTCTGGCCATAAAGTTATGCTCATAAAACCACAAACCTATATGAATAATTCGGGTGAAGCAATTAGAGAATTAAAAAATTTCTATAAATTTGATATAGATAAGTTAATTGTAATTTATGACGATATAGATATTGACTTTGGTACAATTAGGATTAGGAAGAAAGGCTCTGCAGGTAGCCACAATGGAATGAAGTCTATTATTTATCAAATCCAAGATGATCAATTTCCAAGAATAAAAGTTTCCATTGGTAAGAAGCCTGAAAGGTGGGATCTTGCTAAATTTGTCTTAAGTGGTTTTAGTCAAGAAGAGGTAGGAGTACTCGAAGATGAAATCAGACTTGCTGCCGAAGGAATCGAAATAATCTTAAAAGATGATATAGATAAGGCTATGAATAAGTGTAATTCTATCAAGTTGGTGAAAGAAGATAATGAATAG
- a CDS encoding ribose-phosphate diphosphokinase, which produces MSTKTNKYIQRGELKLLTGNSNIKLAESMAKNLGTELTKADIEKFKDGEISIKINESVRGKDVFIVQPTSSPTNDNLMELLIMIDACKRASAGYINAVIPYYGYARQDRKTRGREPITAKLVANLLTIAGANRVITMDLHAGQIQGYFDIPVDHFSAIRLLSTHFQSFAFDKPEEFVVVSPDLGGVRRAREFADYLKLPIAIIEKRRPMPNVSEVMSVIGDFKGKHAIIVDDMIDTAGTITNAADFLVENGAKDVYLVATHGVFSGDAVKKLQKPSVKEVIITDTIAQPEEKRIDKITQLSIAPLLAEAINRINTYESISGLFTVIE; this is translated from the coding sequence ATGTCAACTAAAACAAATAAGTATATCCAAAGAGGGGAATTAAAACTATTAACAGGAAATTCCAACATCAAATTAGCAGAAAGTATGGCTAAAAATCTTGGAACTGAACTTACAAAGGCTGATATAGAAAAGTTTAAAGATGGTGAAATAAGCATTAAAATCAACGAATCAGTTAGAGGTAAAGATGTCTTTATAGTACAACCAACTTCAAGCCCTACTAATGATAATTTGATGGAATTATTGATAATGATTGATGCTTGTAAGAGAGCATCTGCTGGTTACATAAACGCAGTTATTCCTTACTACGGTTATGCTAGACAAGATAGAAAAACAAGAGGAAGAGAGCCAATAACAGCAAAATTAGTTGCTAACTTACTTACTATTGCGGGAGCTAATAGAGTTATAACCATGGATCTTCATGCTGGTCAAATACAAGGTTACTTTGATATTCCAGTTGACCATTTCTCTGCAATTAGATTACTTTCAACTCACTTCCAGTCATTCGCTTTTGATAAACCAGAGGAATTTGTAGTAGTAAGTCCTGACCTTGGTGGTGTAAGACGTGCTAGAGAATTTGCTGACTACTTAAAATTACCAATAGCCATAATCGAAAAAAGAAGACCTATGCCAAATGTTTCTGAAGTAATGTCTGTAATTGGTGATTTCAAAGGTAAGCACGCTATTATCGTTGATGATATGATAGATACTGCTGGAACAATTACAAATGCGGCAGACTTCCTAGTTGAAAATGGCGCAAAAGATGTTTATTTAGTAGCAACTCACGGTGTATTCTCTGGAGATGCTGTAAAGAAACTTCAAAAACCATCTGTTAAAGAAGTTATAATTACAGACACCATAGCCCAACCAGAAGAAAAAAGAATAGACAAGATAACCCAACTATCAATAGCTCCACTTCTTGCTGAAGCTATTAACAGAATTAATACTTATGAATCAATAAGTGGTCTATTTACGGTTATTGAATAA